The window GTCGCCGCGGTCGAGCGCCTCTGCGACGACGCGGTCGCGGTGACGTTCGCGGTCCCCGACGAGCTCCGCGCGGCCTACGCGTTCCGCGCCGGACAGTCGCTGACGCTCCGGCGGACGATCGACGGCCGGGAGGAGCGGCGCTCGTACTCGATCTGCGCCCCGGTCGGCGCGGAACCCCGCATCGGCGTCCGCGAGATCCCGGCCGGGATGTTCTCCTCCTGGCTGGTCCACGACGTCCGGCCCGGGGCGACGATCGAGGTGCAGGCCCCGACCGGCGCGTGGGACGCCGATCCGGCCCGCGGCGAGCGGCACCTGTGCATCGCCGCCGGATCCGGCATCACGCCGCTGCTCTCGATCGCCGGAACCGTGCTCCAGCACCCGGCCGCGCAGGTGTCCCTGCTCTACGGCAACCGCACCAGCCGCACCGTGATGTTCGCGGACGAAATCGGCGACCTGAAGAACCGGTACGGGCCGCGCCTGCAGGTGGTCCACGTGCTCTCCCGGGAGCCGCGCGACGCCGCGCTGCTCTCCGGTCGCCTCGACCGCGAGCGGCTGCGCCGCCTGCTCTCCGACCTGGTCCCGGTGGAGGCGTTCGACCACGTGTGGCTGTGCGGACCGCACCCGATGATCGAGGACGCGCGGGCCGTGCTCACCGACGCCGGTGTGCCGCCGGACCGCGTCCACGTGGAGCTGTTCTACGTGGACGCGCCACCGCCGGAGCCGCGGCGCACCACCGCGGTGGTGGGCGAGACGACCAGGCTCACCACGGTGCTCGACGGCCGGCGGGCCACCGCGACCGTGCCTCGGGACAGCACGCTCCTCGACGCGACCAGGGCGACGACCGGCAACGCGCCGTTCGCCTGCAAGGGTGGCGTCTGCGGTACCTGCCGGGCCCGCGTCCGCGAAGGTGTCGCCGACATGCGGCGGAACTACGCGCTGGAGCCGTCCGAGGTCGCGGCCGGGTTCGTGCTGACCTGCCAGACGTTCCCGGTCAGTGACGCGGTGACGGTGGATTTCGATGCTTGAAGACACCGCACGGCGGAGTGCGGAGGTGATGCTCGCCGGGGACGCCGCGAGCCGCTCGCTCGGCATGGGACTCGAGCACGTCGGCACCGGAACCGCCGAGGTCTCGATGCGGGTCCGGCCGGACATGACCAACGG of the Cryptosporangium minutisporangium genome contains:
- the paaE gene encoding 1,2-phenylacetyl-CoA epoxidase subunit PaaE, producing MRPVFHPLRVAAVERLCDDAVAVTFAVPDELRAAYAFRAGQSLTLRRTIDGREERRSYSICAPVGAEPRIGVREIPAGMFSSWLVHDVRPGATIEVQAPTGAWDADPARGERHLCIAAGSGITPLLSIAGTVLQHPAAQVSLLYGNRTSRTVMFADEIGDLKNRYGPRLQVVHVLSREPRDAALLSGRLDRERLRRLLSDLVPVEAFDHVWLCGPHPMIEDARAVLTDAGVPPDRVHVELFYVDAPPPEPRRTTAVVGETTRLTTVLDGRRATATVPRDSTLLDATRATTGNAPFACKGGVCGTCRARVREGVADMRRNYALEPSEVAAGFVLTCQTFPVSDAVTVDFDA